Proteins encoded in a region of the Streptomyces sp. NBC_01471 genome:
- a CDS encoding DUF4192 domain-containing protein yields MNKHDETNGPSPVQEQVTLRGPAELADALPYLLGFHPTDSVVMVALHGARGRFGGRLRLGIPRSPQEWQPVAGQLADGLVTGSENRGRRPEGIIVFLCQDPGPGETPADVMERLRPFAQHLRTACGALDVPVPEALCISDGRFFSYCCPDTRCCPSDGNPMALPGTSVMAAAAAYAGIQVRGSLQEMEARLTPWQPPRTEAQERALDEAAGALVPKILAGADREQVGQETLDAARRLVRRIGRSPQAPGWAEADAADDALITDDEAALVLLGLQDRTTRDRAAEWMEGPSAGSVVRLWRALARRCVGPYAEYAAAPLTLAGWVAWSTGDEPSARVALGRALALDPGYVFARLLHQACNEGLDPEALRHCLRRERSNRVASGKPPARSGRRTPPKPPGARQDPLPGTDRPGTPAGRGRSRRRSGQRGTRSGR; encoded by the coding sequence ATGAACAAGCACGACGAAACAAACGGTCCTTCGCCCGTCCAGGAACAGGTCACGTTGCGCGGCCCTGCCGAACTCGCCGATGCGCTCCCCTATTTGCTCGGGTTCCATCCGACCGACTCAGTCGTGATGGTCGCGCTGCACGGAGCCCGTGGCCGTTTCGGCGGACGGCTCAGGCTCGGCATTCCACGCTCGCCGCAGGAGTGGCAGCCGGTCGCCGGCCAGCTCGCCGACGGGCTGGTCACCGGCAGTGAGAACCGGGGCCGGCGGCCGGAGGGCATCATCGTCTTCCTCTGCCAGGACCCTGGGCCGGGGGAGACCCCGGCGGACGTCATGGAACGCCTTCGTCCGTTCGCCCAGCACCTGCGTACGGCCTGCGGTGCCCTGGATGTGCCCGTTCCCGAAGCCCTCTGCATCTCAGACGGCAGATTCTTCTCCTACTGCTGTCCCGACACTCGATGCTGCCCTTCCGACGGGAATCCCATGGCCCTGCCCGGCACGTCGGTGATGGCCGCGGCTGCGGCGTACGCGGGAATCCAGGTGCGCGGATCGCTCCAGGAAATGGAGGCCAGGCTGACCCCGTGGCAGCCGCCTCGCACAGAGGCTCAGGAACGTGCACTGGACGAGGCGGCGGGCGCCCTGGTGCCGAAGATCCTGGCCGGAGCCGATCGTGAACAGGTAGGACAGGAGACGCTGGATGCGGCCCGGCGACTCGTCCGCCGCATCGGGCGGTCGCCGCAGGCGCCGGGCTGGGCCGAGGCCGATGCGGCGGACGATGCGCTCATCACCGACGATGAGGCCGCACTGGTTCTTCTGGGGCTCCAGGACCGCACGACACGCGACCGCGCCGCCGAGTGGATGGAAGGCCCGTCCGCCGGATCGGTCGTTCGGCTGTGGCGTGCTCTGGCCCGCCGCTGTGTCGGCCCGTACGCCGAATACGCCGCGGCGCCACTGACTCTCGCAGGATGGGTGGCCTGGTCGACAGGCGACGAACCGAGTGCCCGGGTGGCCCTGGGACGCGCTCTCGCCCTCGACCCCGGATACGTCTTCGCCCGGTTGCTTCACCAGGCGTGTAACGAAGGTCTCGACCCCGAGGCGCTCCGGCACTGCCTGCGCCGGGAGCGGAGCAATCGGGTGGCATCCGGGAAACCGCCGGCGCGGAGCGGCCGGCGTACCCCTCCCAAACCGCCGGGTGCCCGCCAGGACCCCCTTCCGGGAACCGATCGGCCCGGGACGCCGGCCGGGCGCGGCCGTTCGCGCCGCCGCAGCGGTCAGCGCGGGACGAGGAGCGGCCGATGA
- a CDS encoding ATP-binding cassette domain-containing protein, whose amino-acid sequence MLQAIGLTSNPRKDVPPAVDDLTFEAEAGQITALLGAPGAGKTTALRLMLELDRGRGITYFRGLPLHRIARPAAEVGALLGDVPGNPVRTVRGQLRMLCAATGVPVSRADELLEGMDLESLADQRLGTLSHGMDRRLGLAVALLADPQTLVLDDPAEGLSPRDSSWLFGLLRDHAAQGGTVLYTTSDPKAAARTADHVVTIDAGRLAADQSGAEFARTRLRPRVAVRTPHTARLAGLLGREAREGHRSVEVVAESGSRLSVYGSSCAEVGETAFRHGVLIHQLADETGDMGPSGETGALVPGAVGSEPFDPGPSAPQPVHPEVPGPDGSPRGASDQDHGPFDSVGSAADAPVPAARSALPELQSLIAARSELSERQPMITPLPARGPIRPLRYELRRVFGVRTTLLVVSAIVAVSIVLSVVLARTGQAPLSHSLMAWPALLPLPPAAFAAGLLGALAFGDEFRYPTLAVGRGGVPRRFGLLVAKLAVSGATALLLALITAAADAGALRLVYGGDLGDLPQNWLSLVVGWSGLAIGCAWAGLLGAGVFRSTTAGLAAVLSVPVAVVPLVQAALAAPAARSVAGLPGRLRELAWGWPHEADRWLIAGLRLLSQPVGVALSVSLGALLCAYLLTGLRGRARW is encoded by the coding sequence ATGCTCCAGGCCATCGGACTCACCAGCAACCCCCGCAAAGATGTGCCACCCGCGGTGGATGATTTGACCTTCGAGGCCGAAGCCGGCCAGATCACGGCACTGCTCGGCGCTCCGGGCGCCGGCAAGACCACCGCCCTGCGGCTGATGCTCGAACTGGACCGGGGTCGTGGCATCACCTACTTCCGTGGTCTTCCGCTGCATCGGATCGCCCGCCCGGCCGCCGAAGTGGGTGCGCTGCTCGGTGATGTGCCGGGGAACCCCGTGCGAACCGTGCGTGGGCAACTGCGCATGCTCTGTGCTGCGACGGGGGTGCCGGTCTCCCGCGCCGACGAATTGCTCGAAGGTATGGATCTCGAGAGCCTCGCCGATCAGCGGCTGGGCACGCTCTCCCACGGAATGGACCGCAGGCTCGGCCTCGCGGTCGCCCTGCTCGCCGATCCGCAGACGCTTGTCCTGGACGACCCGGCTGAAGGGCTCTCGCCGCGGGACAGCAGCTGGCTCTTCGGGCTGCTTCGCGACCATGCGGCCCAGGGCGGCACCGTTCTGTACACCACAAGCGACCCCAAGGCGGCGGCCCGCACGGCGGACCATGTCGTCACCATCGACGCCGGACGGCTCGCGGCGGACCAGAGTGGAGCCGAGTTCGCCCGCACCCGGCTCCGCCCCCGGGTTGCCGTACGCACACCCCACACGGCACGCCTTGCCGGACTGCTCGGCCGGGAGGCGCGCGAGGGACACCGCTCCGTGGAAGTCGTGGCTGAGAGCGGCAGCAGGCTCTCCGTCTACGGAAGCAGTTGCGCCGAGGTCGGCGAGACCGCGTTCCGGCACGGAGTTCTGATCCATCAGCTCGCCGACGAAACCGGCGACATGGGCCCGTCCGGCGAGACCGGCGCCCTGGTTCCCGGCGCGGTCGGCTCCGAACCCTTTGATCCCGGGCCTTCCGCGCCTCAACCCGTCCACCCGGAAGTGCCCGGCCCGGATGGTTCCCCCCGCGGCGCATCGGATCAGGATCACGGACCCTTCGACTCTGTGGGTTCTGCTGCTGACGCCCCCGTACCCGCGGCCCGATCCGCGCTTCCGGAGCTCCAGTCCCTGATCGCGGCGCGATCCGAACTCTCCGAACGGCAGCCGATGATCACTCCCCTCCCGGCCAGGGGGCCGATCAGGCCGCTCCGTTACGAGTTGCGCCGAGTCTTCGGCGTCCGGACGACGCTTCTCGTCGTAAGCGCTATCGTCGCCGTCTCCATCGTCCTGTCCGTCGTGCTCGCCAGGACCGGGCAGGCGCCGCTCTCTCATTCGCTGATGGCGTGGCCTGCGCTCCTTCCCCTGCCGCCCGCAGCCTTCGCGGCCGGGCTGCTCGGAGCTCTCGCGTTCGGTGACGAATTCCGCTACCCGACGCTGGCTGTGGGTCGTGGCGGTGTCCCGAGGCGGTTCGGCCTGCTCGTCGCCAAGCTCGCCGTATCGGGTGCGACGGCCCTCCTGCTGGCCCTGATCACGGCCGCGGCCGATGCCGGGGCCCTCCGCCTCGTGTACGGGGGCGACTTGGGCGACCTCCCGCAGAATTGGCTGTCCCTGGTGGTGGGTTGGTCGGGGCTGGCCATCGGCTGCGCCTGGGCGGGGCTGCTGGGTGCCGGTGTCTTCAGGAGTACGACAGCGGGGCTGGCCGCCGTACTCTCGGTCCCGGTCGCCGTAGTGCCGCTGGTGCAGGCCGCACTGGCGGCACCGGCCGCCCGCTCGGTCGCGGGGCTCCCCGGCAGGCTCCGTGAACTCGCGTGGGGCTGGCCCCACGAGGCGGACCGCTGGCTGATCGCTGGTCTCCGGCTCCTGTCGCAGCCTGTCGGCGTGGCCCTCTCGGTGTCGCTCGGGGCCCTGCTCTGCGCATATCTGCTCACCGGCCTTCGAGGCAGGGCCCGTTGGTGA
- a CDS encoding RNA polymerase sigma factor has product MSASTSRTLPPEIAESESVMALIERGKADGQIAGDDVRRAFEADQIPATQWKNVLRSLNQILEEEGVTLMVSAAESPKRPRKSVAAKSPVKRTATRTVAVKTTASRTVAAAAAPSADSVDAVADDAEPAKKAAAKKTAAKKTAAKKTAVKKTAAKKTASKKDADELHDGDEAAEETPVAKSGEEEEEGGEAKGFVLSDDDEDDAPAQQVAVAGATADPVKDYLKQIGKVPLLNAEQEVELAKRIEAGLFAEDKLANADKLAPKLKRELEIIAEDGRRAKNHLLEANLRLVVSLAKRYTGRGMLFLDLIQEGNLGLIRAVEKFDYTKGYKFSTYATWWIRQAITRAMADQARTIRIPVHMVEVINKLARVQRQMLQDLGREPTPEELAKELDMTPEKVIEVQKYGREPISLHTPLGEDGDSEFGDLIEDSEAVVPADAVSFTLLQEQLHSVLDTLSEREAGVVSMRFGLTDGQPKTLDEIGKVYGVTRERIRQIESKTMSKLRHPSRSQVLRDYLD; this is encoded by the coding sequence GTGTCGGCCAGCACATCCCGTACTCTCCCGCCGGAGATCGCCGAGTCCGAGTCTGTCATGGCGCTCATCGAGCGGGGAAAGGCTGATGGGCAGATCGCCGGCGACGATGTACGCCGGGCCTTCGAGGCTGACCAGATTCCGGCCACCCAGTGGAAGAACGTTCTGCGCAGCCTCAACCAGATCCTCGAGGAAGAGGGTGTGACTCTGATGGTCAGTGCCGCGGAGTCGCCGAAGCGCCCCCGCAAGAGCGTCGCAGCGAAGAGCCCGGTGAAGCGCACCGCCACCAGGACTGTCGCGGTCAAGACGACCGCGTCGAGGACCGTGGCGGCCGCTGCCGCTCCTTCTGCCGACAGTGTGGACGCTGTGGCTGACGATGCCGAGCCCGCGAAGAAGGCTGCTGCCAAGAAGACGGCTGCCAAGAAGACCGCCGCGAAGAAGACGGCAGTCAAGAAGACCGCGGCCAAGAAGACCGCCTCCAAGAAGGATGCCGACGAGCTCCACGACGGCGACGAGGCCGCCGAGGAGACCCCGGTCGCCAAGTCCGGCGAGGAGGAGGAAGAGGGCGGCGAGGCCAAGGGCTTCGTTCTCTCCGACGACGACGAGGACGACGCGCCCGCGCAGCAGGTCGCCGTTGCCGGTGCCACCGCGGACCCCGTCAAGGACTATCTGAAGCAGATCGGCAAGGTCCCGCTCCTCAACGCGGAGCAGGAGGTGGAGCTCGCCAAGCGCATCGAGGCCGGGCTCTTCGCCGAGGACAAGCTGGCCAACGCCGACAAGCTCGCGCCGAAACTCAAGCGTGAGCTGGAGATCATCGCGGAGGACGGCCGCCGGGCGAAGAACCACCTGCTCGAGGCCAACCTCCGTCTGGTGGTCTCGCTCGCCAAGCGCTACACGGGCCGCGGCATGCTCTTCCTGGACCTGATCCAGGAAGGCAACCTCGGTCTGATCCGCGCGGTCGAGAAGTTCGACTACACCAAGGGCTACAAGTTCTCCACGTACGCCACCTGGTGGATCCGTCAGGCGATCACCCGCGCCATGGCCGACCAGGCCCGCACCATCCGTATCCCGGTGCACATGGTTGAGGTCATCAACAAGCTCGCGCGCGTACAGCGCCAGATGCTCCAGGACCTGGGCCGCGAGCCCACCCCGGAGGAGCTGGCCAAGGAGCTCGACATGACCCCTGAGAAGGTCATCGAGGTCCAGAAGTACGGCCGTGAGCCGATCTCCCTGCACACTCCGCTGGGCGAGGACGGTGACAGCGAGTTCGGTGACCTCATCGAGGACTCCGAGGCGGTCGTCCCGGCCGACGCGGTCAGCTTCACGCTCCTCCAGGAGCAGCTGCACTCGGTCCTGGACACGCTCTCCGAGCGTGAGGCGGGCGTGGTCTCCATGCGCTTCGGTCTCACCGACGGCCAGCCGAAGACGCTGGACGAGATCGGCAAGGTCTATGGCGTGACGCGTGAGCGTATTCGCCAGATCGAGTCGAAGACCATGTCGAAGCTGCGACACCCGTCGCGTTCGCAGGTGCTGCGCGACTACCTCGACTAG
- a CDS encoding NUDIX domain-containing protein, producing MSPYDPSAFPPFAVTVDLVVLTVRSHALCALAVRRGEAPFQGRWALPGGFVKTDEDLGAAAARELAEETGLCALDPSTPVPAPGNGAHLEQLGTYGDPKRDPRMRVVSVAHLALAPDLPAPRAGGDAHSARWAPVEVLLGQEGAVVRAAEPPEPLAFDHARILADGVERARSKIEYSSLATAFCPQEFTVGELRRVYEAVWGVVLDPRNFHRKVTGTPGFLVPSGGTTTRQGGRPAQLFRAGGATLLNPPMLRPEV from the coding sequence ATGTCGCCCTACGACCCGTCGGCCTTTCCGCCCTTCGCTGTCACCGTCGATCTGGTCGTGCTCACGGTGCGCAGTCATGCGCTGTGCGCACTGGCTGTGCGCCGCGGAGAGGCGCCCTTCCAGGGCCGGTGGGCGCTGCCCGGCGGTTTCGTCAAGACGGATGAGGATCTCGGCGCAGCCGCTGCGCGGGAGTTGGCGGAGGAGACCGGGCTGTGTGCCCTCGATCCCTCGACCCCGGTCCCGGCTCCCGGCAACGGTGCGCATCTCGAACAGCTGGGCACCTACGGTGACCCGAAGCGTGACCCACGCATGAGGGTCGTCAGCGTGGCCCACCTGGCACTCGCCCCGGATCTGCCCGCGCCCCGTGCCGGTGGCGACGCCCACAGTGCCCGGTGGGCGCCCGTCGAAGTCCTCCTGGGCCAGGAGGGCGCAGTCGTCCGGGCTGCCGAGCCGCCCGAGCCCCTTGCCTTCGATCACGCGCGGATCCTCGCGGACGGTGTGGAGCGGGCCCGGTCGAAGATCGAATACTCCTCGCTGGCCACTGCCTTCTGCCCTCAGGAGTTCACGGTCGGTGAGCTCCGCCGGGTGTACGAGGCGGTATGGGGCGTGGTCCTCGATCCCCGTAATTTCCACCGCAAGGTCACCGGTACGCCGGGCTTCCTGGTTCCCTCGGGAGGCACCACGACCCGCCAGGGCGGTCGTCCCGCACAACTGTTCAGAGCGGGAGGCGCGACGCTGCTCAACCCCCCGATGCTCCGCCCCGAAGTGTGA
- a CDS encoding FadR/GntR family transcriptional regulator, giving the protein MLFTKDLKGGPGRADKGCVTTLAHSMMTNARSAESGLAGSGELDRYPYAEAPGAGRAGAPSWNGGDAELGRAGRRATGSRGRGLHGQLVQQLGQMIVSGDLGADRPLVPEEIGQRFEVSRTVVRESLRVLEAKGLVSARPNVGTRVRPVSDWNLLDPDIIEWRAFGPQRDDQRRELSELRWTIEPLAARLAAGHGREDMQQRLADMVEIMSHALAQGDSVTFSRADAEFHALLIQLAGNRMLEHLSGIVSGALQVSGGPVTGCDRPTEISLVHHARIADALAANDPQAAEAAMRQLLTVHPEVERVVPAPRVH; this is encoded by the coding sequence GTGCTTTTCACCAAAGACCTCAAGGGGGGCCCTGGGCGCGCCGACAAAGGATGCGTGACTACCCTTGCGCACTCCATGATGACCAACGCCCGCTCCGCCGAGTCCGGCCTCGCAGGCTCGGGTGAACTCGACCGCTATCCGTACGCAGAGGCACCCGGTGCCGGCCGCGCCGGAGCTCCTTCCTGGAACGGCGGCGATGCCGAACTGGGAAGGGCGGGCCGGCGGGCGACGGGCAGCCGTGGCCGCGGTCTGCACGGCCAGCTGGTTCAGCAGCTCGGCCAGATGATTGTCTCCGGCGACCTCGGTGCCGACCGCCCGCTGGTTCCCGAGGAGATCGGTCAGCGTTTCGAGGTGTCCCGCACGGTGGTGCGGGAGTCGTTGCGTGTTCTTGAGGCCAAGGGTCTGGTCAGTGCCCGTCCCAATGTGGGGACCCGCGTCCGCCCGGTCAGTGACTGGAATCTGCTGGACCCGGACATCATCGAATGGCGTGCATTCGGGCCGCAGCGGGACGACCAGCGACGGGAGCTGAGCGAGCTGCGCTGGACGATCGAGCCGCTGGCCGCGCGCCTGGCCGCGGGGCATGGGCGTGAGGACATGCAGCAGCGTCTCGCGGACATGGTCGAGATCATGAGCCACGCTCTGGCTCAGGGTGATTCGGTGACTTTCTCCCGCGCCGATGCCGAGTTCCATGCCCTGCTGATCCAGCTCGCGGGCAACCGCATGCTGGAGCACCTCTCGGGCATCGTCTCGGGCGCCCTCCAGGTCTCCGGTGGCCCTGTCACGGGGTGTGACCGTCCCACCGAGATCTCTCTCGTCCATCACGCGCGGATCGCTGACGCGCTCGCCGCGAACGACCCGCAGGCCGCGGAGGCGGCCATGCGTCAACTGCTGACCGTCCACCCGGAGGTGGAGCGCGTCGTTCCCGCGCCGCGCGTGCATTGA
- a CDS encoding serine protease: MCRPIVRALTGVLALAATALPLGAPVPASAAERAVIGGQGVSVTDSPWVVAVSSRERFGASRAGQFCGGVVVSPREVVTAAHCLSQEVLGASLGQVHDLSVVAGRSDLRTSAGREIHVQSTWTDPRYDRVSNAADLAVLTLSRALPSSYAIRIADPHDPAEEPGTDATVYGWGDTAGTGDYPSGLHATRVSVLPDAQCASAYPGSSSGTFQAETMLCAGEPQGGHDACQGDSGGPLVARGRLIGLVSWGAGCGRAKSPGVYTRMSAMAQAVASHS; this comes from the coding sequence ATGTGTCGTCCTATCGTCCGAGCACTGACAGGCGTGCTGGCGCTGGCCGCGACAGCACTGCCGCTGGGCGCGCCCGTGCCCGCCTCCGCCGCGGAAAGGGCGGTGATCGGCGGTCAGGGGGTATCCGTGACGGACAGCCCCTGGGTGGTCGCCGTGTCCAGCCGTGAGCGCTTCGGGGCGAGCCGGGCGGGCCAGTTCTGCGGGGGAGTGGTCGTGTCGCCGCGGGAGGTTGTTACGGCGGCCCACTGTCTGAGTCAGGAAGTCCTCGGGGCCTCGCTGGGCCAAGTGCATGACCTGTCGGTCGTCGCGGGCCGCAGTGACCTGCGTACGTCGGCCGGCCGGGAGATCCACGTGCAGTCCACCTGGACCGACCCGCGGTACGACCGGGTGAGCAATGCGGCAGATCTCGCCGTGCTGACGCTTTCCCGGGCACTGCCCAGCTCGTACGCGATCAGGATCGCCGATCCGCATGACCCGGCGGAGGAGCCCGGTACGGACGCGACCGTCTACGGCTGGGGCGATACGGCCGGTACGGGGGACTACCCCTCCGGGCTGCATGCGACCCGGGTCTCGGTACTGCCTGACGCGCAGTGCGCGTCCGCGTACCCGGGGTCGTCGAGCGGTACTTTCCAGGCGGAGACCATGCTCTGCGCCGGTGAGCCCCAGGGTGGGCATGATGCGTGTCAGGGCGACAGCGGGGGGCCGCTCGTTGCTCGGGGGCGGCTCATCGGACTGGTCTCGTGGGGTGCGGGCTGCGGCCGGGCGAAGAGCCCGGGTGTCTACACGCGGATGTCCGCGATGGCGCAGGCTGTGGCGTCGCACAGCTGA
- a CDS encoding glycogen debranching N-terminal domain-containing protein encodes MALSVPSGTRGAAGGRSTAPAPGAVPVGPRRRGELPSVHNALICVGLPGLAISPEHGQLTGQGFDGYYQSGRRLLSRCHVRVSGREPVSVRGGLIAAGRARFVAVVRLPGAAGPDPELVVERLRSADGTERITLRSASDRVLRVPVEIGLGTDLAFLGAVAAGSPGAELPATVHGAGLRWAGDGCHAVVTADPPPEDALAATGLLRWQLEVPAGGSTDIELRIRTDTPTRPAGPLFTGALSPASADGDDPRAQSLLRSSLADLRAMLVRDPGHPADIYPVAGVPWRCGFAPAEILWTARMTLPLGTRLAAAALRRLARTQLGGTGPGAGRIPGPLRDAGPHLPPSCTGVEATLLFPVLLAEARLWGLAEQEVTALLPAAERCLAWLRAAADEESLLGEPGAGGLQRAETQAHAHRAAVLAAELLDGCGRPGADGWRQWAATLRGGFRQAFWIEDRTGGRPAAARTPDGQLVPHLGAGTAHLLDTGLLGGGRFAEGLLDKVRTEQVARLLGGPAMDSGWGLRGLGARERGHNPFGHRGGAVRVHETAVAVAGLAASGFEKEASSLLGGVLAAAESFGHRLPEMYAGVQRTEGGVPLPHPAACRPAAVSAASGIHLLMTLAGVRPDAPAGTVALRPMSSAPLGAIQLSGLSVAGQPFSVRVSRLGLGMVEEAAAGLQLGL; translated from the coding sequence ATGGCTCTCAGCGTCCCTTCAGGAACACGCGGTGCGGCCGGGGGCCGTTCCACGGCGCCCGCTCCCGGGGCTGTGCCCGTAGGCCCGCGTCGGCGGGGCGAACTGCCCTCCGTGCACAACGCGTTGATCTGCGTGGGCCTTCCCGGACTCGCCATTTCGCCTGAGCACGGGCAACTTACCGGCCAGGGCTTCGACGGCTATTACCAGTCGGGGCGACGGCTCCTCTCCCGCTGCCATGTGCGGGTGTCCGGGCGTGAACCGGTTTCCGTCCGGGGCGGGTTGATCGCAGCCGGCCGGGCCCGGTTCGTCGCCGTTGTGCGTCTGCCCGGCGCGGCGGGGCCCGACCCCGAGCTGGTCGTGGAGCGCCTCCGCTCCGCGGATGGCACCGAGCGGATCACCCTGCGCAGCGCCTCGGACCGGGTTCTGCGGGTGCCGGTGGAGATCGGGCTCGGCACGGACCTGGCGTTCCTGGGAGCCGTCGCGGCCGGATCCCCGGGGGCGGAACTGCCCGCTACTGTCCATGGAGCAGGTCTACGCTGGGCGGGAGACGGGTGCCATGCCGTCGTCACGGCAGACCCTCCGCCGGAGGATGCGCTGGCCGCCACAGGACTGCTCAGGTGGCAGCTCGAAGTCCCTGCGGGGGGCTCCACAGACATTGAACTCCGAATCCGTACGGACACGCCGACCCGTCCGGCGGGCCCGCTGTTCACGGGCGCGCTCTCCCCGGCGAGTGCGGACGGCGACGATCCCCGGGCGCAGTCCCTGCTGCGCTCCAGCCTTGCGGATCTGCGCGCGATGCTCGTGCGCGATCCGGGCCACCCCGCCGACATCTATCCGGTGGCGGGCGTGCCATGGCGCTGCGGGTTCGCGCCGGCGGAGATCCTCTGGACCGCCCGGATGACGCTTCCCCTCGGTACACGTCTCGCCGCCGCCGCGCTGCGCAGACTCGCCCGCACCCAGCTCGGGGGGACCGGGCCCGGTGCCGGTCGTATCCCGGGGCCCCTCAGGGATGCCGGCCCCCATCTCCCACCCAGCTGTACCGGGGTGGAGGCGACGCTGCTCTTTCCCGTGCTGCTGGCGGAGGCCAGGCTCTGGGGCCTGGCCGAGCAGGAAGTGACAGCGCTGCTCCCGGCAGCCGAGCGATGTCTTGCATGGCTTCGCGCGGCGGCGGACGAGGAGAGCCTGCTCGGCGAGCCCGGAGCGGGAGGTCTGCAGCGCGCGGAGACCCAGGCGCACGCCCACCGTGCCGCGGTTCTCGCGGCCGAGCTGCTCGACGGGTGCGGCCGTCCGGGCGCGGACGGCTGGCGTCAGTGGGCCGCCACGCTCCGGGGCGGGTTCCGGCAGGCGTTCTGGATCGAGGACCGGACAGGGGGCAGACCCGCCGCCGCTCGTACCCCCGACGGCCAACTGGTTCCGCATCTGGGCGCCGGGACGGCTCATCTGCTGGACACCGGGCTGCTGGGCGGCGGCAGGTTCGCCGAGGGGCTGCTGGACAAGGTGCGGACCGAGCAGGTCGCCAGACTGCTGGGCGGTCCGGCGATGGACTCCGGCTGGGGGCTCCGCGGCCTCGGTGCCAGGGAGCGAGGCCACAATCCGTTCGGGCACCGGGGTGGAGCCGTACGAGTGCATGAGACGGCTGTCGCGGTCGCAGGGCTGGCGGCCTCGGGGTTCGAGAAGGAGGCGTCCTCGCTGCTCGGCGGAGTGCTCGCCGCGGCCGAGTCCTTCGGCCATCGGCTTCCTGAAATGTACGCCGGGGTGCAGCGGACTGAGGGTGGCGTCCCCCTTCCGCATCCGGCTGCCTGCCGTCCGGCGGCCGTGTCCGCAGCGTCCGGGATCCATCTCCTCATGACTCTCGCGGGTGTCCGTCCCGATGCTCCGGCAGGAACGGTCGCACTCAGACCGATGAGCAGCGCTCCGCTCGGCGCGATCCAGCTGTCGGGGCTGTCGGTGGCCGGACAGCCTTTCTCGGTGCGCGTCAGCAGGCTGGGTCTCGGGATGGTCGAGGAAGCCGCGGCCGGACTCCAACTGGGGTTGTGA